The sequence below is a genomic window from Chloroflexota bacterium.
GAACAAGCGTATCAGAAATGGGCAGCTCAACCGACGCCTCGTATCGAGCGTTTGCGGGCCATTCGGGAACAACAGGCCAGGTACGAATGAACTTTGAAACCAGGGGTTTGAGGGTGGCCACACGAGCGGCGATGATGCTGGCAAACTCCCGGTCTCTATCAGGAATCACTTCAATTCGCACCAGGCTTCACAGGCCGCGTCTCACTGCTGACCTGGTGAAGCGACCGGTCCCTGGTTAGCCGCAGCCGCCGCCGCCCGTAGGTGCCTGCTTCTCGATCTTCACCTTGGGGGTGAACTCGATCTCCTTGCCGTGTTCTCGCAGGTTGGACGTGGGGTGATTGTGCCCCAGGGCAGCGTCCAACTCGTAGCGCAGTGTTTCATCGCCGCCCGGGATGGACGCAAAGGGGGACTCGCTGCACATGGCGATGAAGTTGTTCAGGCCTCCTTCGAGGATGTAGGTGTTGGCGACCCCCTGGCCCACAAGAGTCTTCCATCCCTCGGTGGCGCGGGTCTCATCGTTGCTCATCAGGACGACGATTGTGCCTGGCGGACCGGCTTTGAGATCTTTTGCCAAGCCCTCCAGCTGGTCGAGCGGCACGCGTTCGGCGTCCTTGATGTGGAACAGATTGTAATCAGCTTCGTCGCGCACGTCCAACATGACCAGGTTGACCAGCGAGTTGAAGAAAACGTCACGCAGCTCGGCGGGATGGATCTGCACCTCCCGGTTGTCCAACATGGGTTGTTTCTCGGCAGCAACGCGTTGCCAGCGCTGGTCCGCGGTGGGTTGGCCGATCAGCATCACGGCCAGTCCGCCCATGAGCAGCACCCCGGCCCCGGCGGAAACCCACCGGCTAATCTGTTTGACTTCCAGCCCGTCCTTTTGGCGCATCGCCCGTTCGATCTGCTCCGCTCCCCAGAGGGCGAATACGCCCATCACAGTCACCAGGAACACGGTGATGCCGGTGGGAAGGCCGAGCAGGTCGGGCAAGGTGAGACGTCCCAGGTAGGTGGATTCCCAGAAGTGATCGAAGTAACCGGAGGTTTCGCCGAAAAGCACGATGCCTCCCAGGATGCCCATGAGGAAAAAGAGAGCATCTTTCTTGAGGGTGGCGAGGGATGCCACCGAGGTGCCGGGACAGAAGCCGCCGATGATGAAACCCACACCCAACAACAGGCCGCCCAGCATGCCGGGAACCAGATAGGTGGGCGGCACCCAGATGCGGTCGTAGTCGAGCAGCCCCAGGCCGGCCGCGCCGAAAATCAGCACCATGGCCACCAGAACGGCGCTGAACATGACCTTGAAGACGGTCATATCCCGCAGATAGAATTGCGCTGTAAGTTTGGTGGAACGGCCAAAGCCCACCATCTCCAGCGATGCCCCGAATCCCATGCCGATCAAAAGGTAGATGAGATAGGTTCCGAATTTGCCGACGATTTCGTTGAGTGCAAAAGGCCCCATGAGTGCCTCCGTGTCAGTGATTAGTGATTAGCGGGTAGCGGTCAGTGGTCGGAGGTCCGATCACGTCCAGAGTTTGCGTACGAAGTAGGCCAGGGCATAGCCGCCCACGAAGAAGCACAGCAGAAAGGCCCAACTGCCGACTGAAAGTGTGGCGCCGCCTGACAGGCCCTGCCCTGACGTGCAACCCCGCGCCATGCGAGCGCCAAAGCCGGCGATGACGCCACCAATAAGGGCGAACAGCCAACGCTGGTGGTCGGTGATGCGGGGACCGCGAACGGTTTCAGCTTTCACGCGCCGCCCGACCAGACCGGAGATCAGCCCGCCCAGGAGGATGCCCACCGTCATCAGTACGATCCAGTGGTCCATAGCGTTCTTGTCGCCGCCAGCGTAGTGGATCAGGTAGGAGACCCGGTCCACGTGCTCGGGCGCTACCAGATCAATGGCCCAGATGATCAAGCGGTTGAGTCCGCCCGAGGCGCCCAGGCCGTTGCCGGTGAGGAAGAAGGAAAGGAACAGAACCACGCCCATAAACAGGCCGCCGAGATAGGGATTGACGAAAGGCCGGGGTTGGGACTTGCTATCGGATTCTGCCGTGGCGGGCAGGTTTTTTGTGGTGTGCGTTGCTGTGGTCATAACGGGAACTCTGCTCCTATTTGGGCATGCCGCCGGGTGGCGGACCTGCTATAAAAAAGTCACTTTGGAGGTCCAGCAGGACGATGGTCTTGACGATCATGCTGCCGGGTGTTCATGCACTTCTACCTTGTCCCAACCGGTGATCATTCCTTCAAGGTCGGCGGTGACGGTCGATCCGGTGGTCGTCAAATAGACATGCAGGATGACGAAGGCCACGAAAAACCAGGCGACCAGCGTGTGCAGGGGCGCCAGGATGGGCAGGAAGATCGCCAGCTGGGGCCACCAGCGGGTGCCAAACATGAACAAACCGGTCAGGATCTGGAGCGGCAGAAGGATATTGAGTATGGCGAAGTAGGTAACCTGCTGCAAAGGATTGAGCTTCTGCTCGGGCGTCTTTTCGAAGGGGTGGTCCTCGCCCCGGAAGATGCCTCTGAGATAGAAGTCCACCTGCGTGATGCCACGCCGGAAGAAGCCATGTGGTTCGGGCAGGTATTGCTTGATCTCGCCACTGGCAAAGTGATAGAACACGGCGAACAGGGCATTGATCACCAGGAGGATGGAGAGGATATTGTGTATAGGCACCATCAGCCCAAAATCAGCCCAGCCGAACCAGTCAGGCCGGTGGATGACGATACCGGTAGCGATCAGCAGCAGGATGACGATGGCCTGCGTCCAGTGCCAGAGCCGCTCGTAGAAGGTGTACATGTAGACTTCCTTCAACTCATGCTCCTGGCGCGGATATCTGGCGGCCTGGTAGAGGCGATAACCGCCATGCACGATGATGCCCAGCAGGACGCCCAGCACGGCCAGCCAGCCGATGATGTCCACCAGTGGCACGTTGTTGTGTCCTGGAAGATAGAGGCCATCTGCTTCTACGTTGGGCTCGTAGAGCAGGGCGCCACTGTCATCGACGGTGAACTGGCCCGACTGGCTTATGCCACTGTTGGCGCCAAAGGCCGGCAGCACGCCCCCTGGCGTGTACGGGCCCAGGATCATGCCCTGGGCGACGCGCGAGTCTTCACTATGACAGGCATCACAATCTTTGGTGGCCCAGTCGCTGGAGACGATGTTGTGGCTGATGTTATAGGGCAGCACCTCGCCGAGAATGCGTGGATTCTGCAGGCCCAACGCCTGCAGCTTCTGCTGGATGAGCGCTGTTTTGGCATCGCTGTCCAGCCTGAGCTCGACTTCATCGATTTGACCGTCGTGGTTGGCGTCGAAAGCGGCCAGGATCTCAGGGTGATAACTATCGCCATCCAGATAGACCGCCGTTAAGTCCTCGATGCGCACGGGCCGCTCGGGATCGCCGTGCACCCAATACCAGGAGGTGATCAGGTTGAATGGAGCTAGCCTGGTCTGGCCATCGGCGCCCTCGAACGGCAGCAGAACCGGCTGGTAGCCGGTCATCAGATCCCGCGGGTTGCCGCATTCGCCTTCGACGCCGCGGTGGGTCGTCTGCGCCTGGCCGTCCAGCGTGAGCACCGTCCAGTCGTTCTGCTCAAGGCCGGCTGTATACATCTTGGGGACGTGGCAGGACTCGCAACGAACGGCGTTCATGTGAGTCTCTTTATAGGGCAACCAGTCGTGGGTCTCTTCGATGCTATGGCAGTCCTCGCATTGGCGCATCGAGCCGCTGAACTCGGGAGCCAGCGTATGCTGGGCCGTATCACCCTTGGCGAACTGGTGACTGGGACGATAGAGGTATGCGCCGATATCCTGGCGCCGGGGATCGTAAGTCAGATAATCGGGCCGGGTGAGATCCGATTCCTGCTGGTAGTCGGGGTTGTTGAGGGAGAAGTGGCAATCGGTGCAGCGCAGGTTGCGCTCGGCATGGATGTCCCAGGGCAGGGTCAGGCTTTCCTTGCCGGCCATGTTCATCCCGGAGTCGGAGAGACGCTGGCCGGAGTAGATCTGGCCGGTGCGCATGGAATTCCAGTCGGTTGCCTTGATGTCAGCGCAGATCAGGGGATCGCTGCTTTCGTGGACCGCGCCGTGGCACTGACCACAGTTGGTGGAGGTTGGGCCTTGCAGGGTGACGAACTCAGGGGCCAGCTCACCGTTCTCCTGGAAGGCATCCCTGTTCCACGTCCAACCGTCGTCCTGTTTTTCCACAATGCCGGTACCCAAAAGGGTAGCCGTGTCGGCCCAGCCAAAGTCTCCTGCCTGCAATTCCTCCACCCGCGCATCGTTGTTGGACTGCGGCATGTGGCAGAGGAAGCAGTTCATCTCGACCGTGCCCGAGTCGCTCCAATCCCAGGCAGCCGTCGTGCCCGTGTTGGGATCGTGGGTACTGGTTTCCGGATCGCCCGGCGTGGCCTCTAACTCGGCCAAAGGGAGGCCATCCTGGCTGAGCACGGCCGGCCCGCCGCCCGCGTGCCTTTCGCCGAACAGCTTGATCCAGTCAGGCGTTCCCAGATCGAAAAGCTCATCGCCTTTGGGCGTCAGGTAGCGATAGTTGATAGGGTCCCACTGGCCGAATAGGCCACGGCTCATGTCCCAGGGCCGCCCGTCCGGCACCTGGCCAGGTGCCACCATGTGATCCGAACCCAGGGAGGTGTGGTAACTGTGACTCTCGATGTAGGCCGTATCATGACAGGCGCCGCAGGTCTGCATGGTGGACACAGGCTTGCCGGACTCCAACACATTCAGGCCATCCTCATCGAGGAAGGGGAAGGTGGGATGCAGGGGCGATGGGTCGGCGAAAGCTGTTGCGGCCGCGCTGCCCATCAGCAAGAGCGCAACAAAGGCCAGGGTAGCCAGACGCCAGTGACCGAACAAGCTGCGAACGGGGCTCATTGGGCGCCTCCCTTAGCAGTCTCAGAGGTCTCGGTTGCTTGCATCTGCTCGGCGCGACCACCGTAGAACATGGGATCGCCCTCGTAGCCCAGGGCGCGCCAATCCAGGACTCCCTCTCCTTCCGCGGTGTGGCAGTTATCGCACTGCAGGGCCTGCTCCTTGGGGGCCACCATGTGGGTAATGGGCCAATACATGTCGGTGGGCGCGAAATCGTATTCGCCACTGTAGGCCATGTCGTTGGCCTCGGCGCCCAAGCGGGCAGCCTCATCCCAATTGAAATCGACCCAGTAGCCGCCGTCGCCGTAGGTTTTAGGGGGCAGCAGGTAGTTGTACTGGCTGTCGTAGATCTGACTGGCGTGGTGGACCTTGAAAGGCCAGATGGTGGCGGTGGGATCATCGATGCTGCCCGTGGGTTGGTTGATGTTTGTCACCTGCGCAGGATCGATTGTGTCTCCCAGGAAGTAGCGCTCCGTGCCACCGTTATACCAGGCATACTCGGGCACGACGCTGTCTTCGTACACGAACTCTCCCTTGATCTTCAGATACTCGTGGGGGTCTTGCGGGATATCCTGCCCGGCTTTCGACCAATCCCATTCGACCTTGGTGGCCTTCTTGCGGGCGAACTCGGGAATGTGGCAGGTCTGGCAGGCCACAGTCGACGTGTGCACGTTGAGCCGCTCGTCCTGGTGAGGTGTTTGGGAATGGCAGTCGGTGCAGGCGATCTGGTTCTCGCTGTCCATGCTCACGGAAATGGAACGACCGCCGATCTGATGCTGCTCGGTACGGTGGCAATCGACGCACACGAAGTCATACTTGCCCATGTGTACATCCAGATCATCCTTGGGATGGGTCAGCGAGGTGTCCAGGTCACCATGTTTGACGGCATCGCCGCCGCCACCGTTGAAGTGACAGCTCCCGCAGTTGTCGCGGGTTGGAAGGCCGACGTTCTGGGCGACAACGGCCAGATCTACGCTCTCCGCCGGACGTCCGGCGTTTTGTTTGATATAGGTGCCTGTCTGGTCGTGGCAGACCAGACAGTCTATCTTGGTCTGATCGGTGAAGTCGAAATTCTCATCTTCCCAGCCGTAACCGGCATGGCAAGCGGTGCAGGGTGGCCAGTTGGGTGTGATGCCGATACAGAAGTTGTTAATGACGTGCTTTTTGCCAGTCAAAACGGCTTCAGGCTGATCCGGGAGTTCGTACGGTCCATGCTCCCAGGTGAAATGTGAGGAATGCAGCATCTGTTCACCGGACTCGGGGTGGCATTCCAGACAGGCCTGGGTTACCTGCTCGCCGGTTTCGAACGGTCCGGTCAATGCGGTCACGGTGTGATCGGTGTGCGTGGGATGTTTGGGCACGTGGGCCCAGGGATCATCGGCCTGGGCGGTCTGTTTGGGCAGAAGTAGAATCAGCGCCACCGCAATTACAGCGATGGTGAGAAGGGCGCCGATTAGCCAGGATTTTTTCGATTTAAGCATGGGGGGTCACTCTATTCCTGCAGTGTGTGTGAATTCGTGAAACTTGCGGCGGGATCGATTGAACAACGAAAGAGCGATCAGATTGCGCTCATTTCAGCAATGGTGCGGAGGCGACCCATCAGTTCGGCTCGCTCTCGACCGATGTCCTCGAAGGTATGGGCCACTTTCTCCAGCCAGCGGCCGATCTGGTTGCGCATGCGTTGGTCCAGTACGGGCAGCTTGCTGGCGGCAGCGGTGAGAACCTGGCCGTCCAGTTCATGGGTCTGGGCCAGGCGCTGCACGCGTGCCGTTTCTTCGGCGGGATCGGGCGGCCGGGCGTAGAATTGGCCGGCGATCAGCATGGCCGTCAACTGGCCGCTATCCAGCTCGATGCGGGCACGGGCGTATTGCAGGCCGGCATGGCAGTTGACAAAGGCAGGGCGCTGCTCCGACTGCTGGGCCAATCTGCGCCAGGATTCCTGGCAGGCCCGCCGTCCCGAATCGCTGCTCAGGATGAGCCGGCAGAAGGAGCAGGTATTGCTGATCTCGGTCAATGGCTGGCCCTGAGGATCGGTCGTTACCGAGCCGACCTGGGCCACTTCGGCGAAGACGTCCTGGGTGGCCTGAACACATTGAAAGGGCAGCACGTCCTCGCTGAGGACGCTTTCCGTCGGGAGGGAATGCCCCCCCGACAAAAAAGCCTGCACCTCCTGACGATCGAATCGCCACTGATGACCGATTTTTGTTCCGTTGAGCCGGCCATCTTTTAGCATGCGGTAGATGGTGGTGCGGTCTACCAGCAACAGGTCCTGCACCTGCTTGGCGGTGAGAAGTTCGGTCATGGTTGGTTATCCTGTCTCGTAAAACTGCAATAGAATACCATAGAATACCATAGAATGCGATAAGAGAACGCAATAAGTCTAGCATGTGTTGAAGTGGGAGTCTATGATATAGATCATAAGGTACTGCTGGGTCTTGCCGTGCCAGTTGGCGGGATCGTCGCCTGTGTTCACGTCATTCCCGCGACCGCTTCGCCATGACAGACGATCCGAGACAGAGGTGGGCTGGGCGGTCGGCGGGAATCCATTGACTGCCTGGACCACGCGTCCACGGGGTGATTCCGCCGTCCACGTCGATGGACACCCGCCTTCCTCACGGAACGCCCGCTGGCGAGCCGCGGGAGTGACGATTCCTGGGAGACACCATCGTGGCGTCGAGGGGGGTTTTCTTGCCTCACAGCGATCTCCGCGGCCGGGTGCGCTCCTCGATGCGCGGACTACAGAATGCGATCAATGACACCAGGCAGGCCATGGTATATTCTCTGGTGAAGGCCAATTCACTTGAAGGGAGGACAGCCACGACCTACCAGTACCATTGTACCTTAGCAAAGGATATTCTGACCAACGGTGTTTCCTGGCCAACGCAGCGTCAAGTGGCTCCTGGTACAGATTTGCATTTTCTTCCCACCTGGGGTACATGGGAAAGAGGGTTTGATCCCGCAGGTAGGCGCATCGCTGCTCATGGGAGCGTTCAGAGCGCCCCGCTCACCAGGCTCGTTACCGAAAGGACGATGATGAAGTTTATCAGGAAACTGAAGCCGGCTGTGCCCAGGTCGTGGCTGTTTCTCGTGGCCGGGGCCATGTGGACTGCAGTGGGACTGATGCTGCTCTGGCGGGCGTTGGGCTGGTTGCAGGACCTGGACCTGGCGCTGGAGGCGACGCTGGGGCTGCTGGGCATTGGTCTGGCTTTCCTGGTTTATCGCTTCGGCTTCACCCACACCGCGCAGACGAATATCGCGCGCCTGTGCCGCTTGCCAGATAGCGTGTGTGTGTTTGCCTTCAATTCCTGGAAGAGCTATCTCATCATCGTTGT
It includes:
- a CDS encoding rhodanese-like domain-containing protein yields the protein MGPFALNEIVGKFGTYLIYLLIGMGFGASLEMVGFGRSTKLTAQFYLRDMTVFKVMFSAVLVAMVLIFGAAGLGLLDYDRIWVPPTYLVPGMLGGLLLGVGFIIGGFCPGTSVASLATLKKDALFFLMGILGGIVLFGETSGYFDHFWESTYLGRLTLPDLLGLPTGITVFLVTVMGVFALWGAEQIERAMRQKDGLEVKQISRWVSAGAGVLLMGGLAVMLIGQPTADQRWQRVAAEKQPMLDNREVQIHPAELRDVFFNSLVNLVMLDVRDEADYNLFHIKDAERVPLDQLEGLAKDLKAGPPGTIVVLMSNDETRATEGWKTLVGQGVANTYILEGGLNNFIAMCSESPFASIPGGDETLRYELDAALGHNHPTSNLREHGKEIEFTPKVKIEKQAPTGGGGCG
- a CDS encoding YeeE/YedE thiosulfate transporter family protein; translated protein: MTTATHTTKNLPATAESDSKSQPRPFVNPYLGGLFMGVVLFLSFFLTGNGLGASGGLNRLIIWAIDLVAPEHVDRVSYLIHYAGGDKNAMDHWIVLMTVGILLGGLISGLVGRRVKAETVRGPRITDHQRWLFALIGGVIAGFGARMARGCTSGQGLSGGATLSVGSWAFLLCFFVGGYALAYFVRKLWT
- a CDS encoding cytochrome b/b6 domain-containing protein; its protein translation is MSPVRSLFGHWRLATLAFVALLLMGSAAATAFADPSPLHPTFPFLDEDGLNVLESGKPVSTMQTCGACHDTAYIESHSYHTSLGSDHMVAPGQVPDGRPWDMSRGLFGQWDPINYRYLTPKGDELFDLGTPDWIKLFGERHAGGGPAVLSQDGLPLAELEATPGDPETSTHDPNTGTTAAWDWSDSGTVEMNCFLCHMPQSNNDARVEELQAGDFGWADTATLLGTGIVEKQDDGWTWNRDAFQENGELAPEFVTLQGPTSTNCGQCHGAVHESSDPLICADIKATDWNSMRTGQIYSGQRLSDSGMNMAGKESLTLPWDIHAERNLRCTDCHFSLNNPDYQQESDLTRPDYLTYDPRRQDIGAYLYRPSHQFAKGDTAQHTLAPEFSGSMRQCEDCHSIEETHDWLPYKETHMNAVRCESCHVPKMYTAGLEQNDWTVLTLDGQAQTTHRGVEGECGNPRDLMTGYQPVLLPFEGADGQTRLAPFNLITSWYWVHGDPERPVRIEDLTAVYLDGDSYHPEILAAFDANHDGQIDEVELRLDSDAKTALIQQKLQALGLQNPRILGEVLPYNISHNIVSSDWATKDCDACHSEDSRVAQGMILGPYTPGGVLPAFGANSGISQSGQFTVDDSGALLYEPNVEADGLYLPGHNNVPLVDIIGWLAVLGVLLGIIVHGGYRLYQAARYPRQEHELKEVYMYTFYERLWHWTQAIVILLLIATGIVIHRPDWFGWADFGLMVPIHNILSILLVINALFAVFYHFASGEIKQYLPEPHGFFRRGITQVDFYLRGIFRGEDHPFEKTPEQKLNPLQQVTYFAILNILLPLQILTGLFMFGTRWWPQLAIFLPILAPLHTLVAWFFVAFVILHVYLTTTGSTVTADLEGMITGWDKVEVHEHPAA
- a CDS encoding tetrathionate reductase family octaheme c-type cytochrome, yielding MLKSKKSWLIGALLTIAVIAVALILLLPKQTAQADDPWAHVPKHPTHTDHTVTALTGPFETGEQVTQACLECHPESGEQMLHSSHFTWEHGPYELPDQPEAVLTGKKHVINNFCIGITPNWPPCTACHAGYGWEDENFDFTDQTKIDCLVCHDQTGTYIKQNAGRPAESVDLAVVAQNVGLPTRDNCGSCHFNGGGGDAVKHGDLDTSLTHPKDDLDVHMGKYDFVCVDCHRTEQHQIGGRSISVSMDSENQIACTDCHSQTPHQDERLNVHTSTVACQTCHIPEFARKKATKVEWDWSKAGQDIPQDPHEYLKIKGEFVYEDSVVPEYAWYNGGTERYFLGDTIDPAQVTNINQPTGSIDDPTATIWPFKVHHASQIYDSQYNYLLPPKTYGDGGYWVDFNWDEAARLGAEANDMAYSGEYDFAPTDMYWPITHMVAPKEQALQCDNCHTAEGEGVLDWRALGYEGDPMFYGGRAEQMQATETSETAKGGAQ
- a CDS encoding PocR ligand-binding domain-containing protein, with translation MTELLTAKQVQDLLLVDRTTIYRMLKDGRLNGTKIGHQWRFDRQEVQAFLSGGHSLPTESVLSEDVLPFQCVQATQDVFAEVAQVGSVTTDPQGQPLTEISNTCSFCRLILSSDSGRRACQESWRRLAQQSEQRPAFVNCHAGLQYARARIELDSGQLTAMLIAGQFYARPPDPAEETARVQRLAQTHELDGQVLTAAASKLPVLDQRMRNQIGRWLEKVAHTFEDIGRERAELMGRLRTIAEMSAI